The Nitrospirota bacterium region GCATATAGGTTGCGGGGTAATTCATTCCCCCAAAATAATGATATTTAATTCAGTACAGTTCGCCTTATTTTTTATTGGCGTTTATATTTTATACCTTTTGCTCAAACATAAGTGGCAGAACAGAATGCTGCTTGTGGCAAGTTATGTGTTTTATGCGTTCTGGGACTGGAGGTTTTTATCCCTTGTATTGACTTCTACGGTCATTGATTACTTTTGTGGAATAAAAATAGATGAAGCAAAAGACATTAAAAGAAAGAAACTATTTCTGTTGCTTAGTGTATGCGGCAATTTATCTATTTTAGGTTTTTTCAAATATTTCAACTTCTTTTCCTATAACCTGCAGGTTATGCTGAATTCTCTGGGCTTGCCTGTAGAACCTCATTTATTCCACATTATACTTCCGATTGGCATCTCTTTTTATACCTTTAAAACGCTGAGTTATACGATTGAGATTTACTGGGAACTGATGAAACCTACAAA contains the following coding sequences:
- a CDS encoding MBOAT family protein, which codes for MLLVASYVFYAFWDWRFLSLVLTSTVIDYFCGIKIDEAKDIKRKKLFLLLSVCGNLSILGFFKYFNFFSYNLQVMLNSLGLPVEPHLFHIILPIGISFYTFKTLSYTIEIYWELMKPTKNFMDYALFVAFFPTILSGPIDRARHFLPQILFPRKLTLDKFYQGAFLIFWGFFLKVFIA